Part of the Haloarchaeobius litoreus genome is shown below.
AAATGGGGGCTGAACTCGACCATCGGTAGGGCAGCAGTCGTAGGACTCGCCGGTGATGACGACTGCCAGAAAACCCCCCGGTTATCGTGGGGACTGCTTGAACTACGAACGACCAGAAAGCCCCGGCCGTCTCGACTCCCACGGCCCGCTGCGGTCCTCACTCCACCTCGTCGTCTTCGTCGTCCTCCTCCCTCCCGTGGGGGTCGTACGCCTCGCGGGAAACGTCGTCCGTCGCCGGGTCGAACCGGTCGAACCAGCCGATGAGCTCCTCGAGACGGTGGATGGCACGGACGGGGGTGGAGATGTCGTGGCCGTCGTCGTAGATGACCAGCCGCGAGTCGAGCCCCTGCTTGCGGAGGGAGACGTAGAACTGCTCGGCCTGCTCCGGCGGACACCGGCGGTCGTTCGCGCCGGCGGTGAGCAGTGTCGGAGTGTCGACCTCCCCCACGTCCGGCAGGCTGGAGATGTCGTCGTAGGTGTCGCCGTCCTCCCAGGGCAGGCCGAACTCCTGGCCCCACCAGACGTGCGAGTCGTCGGTGCCGAAGGCCGAGCGGGCGTCGTAGATGCCGTGCTCGGCAGCTGCGGCGGCGAAGCGGTCGGTGCGGGTGACGAGGTACGCGGTGTTGATGCCGCCCTGCGAGAAGCCGGTGGCGAACAGCCGCTCGGGATCGGCCCAGCCGCGCTCGACGAGCTCGTCGGTGACCGCGAGGAGGTCGTCGACCTCGACGGAGTTCCAGCGGCCACGGAGCGCGCCGGAGAACGCACTGCCGTAGGAGGTCGAGCCGCGGTAGTTCACCCGGCAGACGATGTACCCTCGGGTCGTGAGAACGGCGTCGGCGAACTGGAACAGCGGCTGGTCGTAGAACGCCGGGCCGCCGTGGATGGCGAGGACGGTCGGGCGCGCGTCGGGGGCGTCCGGGTCGAAGTCCGACGGGTAGAACGTCCACGCGTCGACGGACACGTCGTCGGACTCGACGGTGAGTTTTCGGCAGCCCGGCTGCTCGTACCGGTCGAGCAGGTCGTCGTTGAGCGCGGTGAGCCGGGTTCGGGACACCTCGGTGCGAGCAACCAGCGCATCGACGTCGAGGCCGTACACGTCGACGCCGTCGTCGGGTGATGAGATTACCGCCGCGGCGGTGCCGCCCGCTGCGTCGAAGGTGAGCAGTGACTCGGTGGCGCGCTGGTCCTCGTACAGCCGCGTCGCGCCGCCGCCGTCGTCGTCGAAGCGTGCGAACCGGGTGCGCCCCTCGTCGCCGACGAGCGCGAGGATGTCGCCGTCGACCCAGCAGGGGCCGCCGAAGTACCAGAGTGTGCGGTCGAGCCCGGCCGCCACCGACTCGACGTCGCCCGACTCGCGGTCGAGCACGTGCGGCTCCGTCGGCTCGTACACGTCGTCTGCCGGGCTGGCGGCGAACGCGAGCCGGTCGCCCGCGTCGTCCCACGCGCCCCGGCCAGCGCTCACGCCCCCGTCGGTGTGGACGACGTGGTCGTCGCCGTCGGGCGCGATGCTGTGGAGGTCCCGCGCGTTGCTGTCGTCGGCGTCGGCGCGCTGGTTCGCGACGAACGCGATGCAGTCGCCGTCGGGGCTCCACGCCGGCCCGAGCCCCTGCGCGGCGGCCGCCGTCGCGGTACCGGTGTGGTCGAGTCGTCGTTGCTCGCCGGTCTCGACGTCCACGACGAACAGGTACGTCGCCACCTCGTCGAGAAAGCCCTGCCCCTCGTGGACGTGCTGGAGACGCTCGGTCTCGGTCTTCACGGGTCCGTCCTCGCGCGCCTCGGCGTCGGCCTCCGCTCGTTCGCTCGGGTCTCGGGCCGAGACGACGAGTCGTTCGCCGTCCGGTCCCCAGTCGAATTCGGCGACGCCCTCGTCGAACTCGGTCACCTGACGGGCGTCGCCGCCGCGGACGAGGTCGAACAGCCAGACCTGCGACTTCGGCTCGTCGCCGTTGCCGCCGCCAGTGCCCTCGCCGTCATCCTCGGCACCGTCTTCGTCTTCGCCCGCTTCGGGGTCGGTGTCGGCTGCTTCCTCGGTTTCGTCCCCGGCCACCGTCAGCCCGAGGTCCTCGTCGCGGGCGGCCACGAACGCGAGTCGCTTGCTATCAGGGCCCCACTTCGCTGGGCCGGCGTCGGAGGCGCGGTTCAGTCGATGCGGCTCCCGACTGCCGTCGGTCGGCACGACGAACAGCGAGCCGTGCGGGTCGTCCGCGTCCGCGTCGAACTCCGCGACGGTGTAGGCGACGCGCTGGCCGTCCGGCGAGACCGCGAGCTGGAACCCCGGCGACGTGAGATC
Proteins encoded:
- a CDS encoding alpha/beta hydrolase family protein produces the protein MDGLPLDSYYDLTSPGFQLAVSPDGQRVAYTVAEFDADADDPHGSLFVVPTDGSREPHRLNRASDAGPAKWGPDSKRLAFVAARDEDLGLTVAGDETEEAADTDPEAGEDEDGAEDDGEGTGGGNGDEPKSQVWLFDLVRGGDARQVTEFDEGVAEFDWGPDGERLVVSARDPSERAEADAEAREDGPVKTETERLQHVHEGQGFLDEVATYLFVVDVETGEQRRLDHTGTATAAAAQGLGPAWSPDGDCIAFVANQRADADDSNARDLHSIAPDGDDHVVHTDGGVSAGRGAWDDAGDRLAFAASPADDVYEPTEPHVLDRESGDVESVAAGLDRTLWYFGGPCWVDGDILALVGDEGRTRFARFDDDGGGATRLYEDQRATESLLTFDAAGGTAAAVISSPDDGVDVYGLDVDALVARTEVSRTRLTALNDDLLDRYEQPGCRKLTVESDDVSVDAWTFYPSDFDPDAPDARPTVLAIHGGPAFYDQPLFQFADAVLTTRGYIVCRVNYRGSTSYGSAFSGALRGRWNSVEVDDLLAVTDELVERGWADPERLFATGFSQGGINTAYLVTRTDRFAAAAAEHGIYDARSAFGTDDSHVWWGQEFGLPWEDGDTYDDISSLPDVGEVDTPTLLTAGANDRRCPPEQAEQFYVSLRKQGLDSRLVIYDDGHDISTPVRAIHRLEELIGWFDRFDPATDDVSREAYDPHGREEDDEDDEVE